One segment of Anaeromyxobacter diazotrophicus DNA contains the following:
- a CDS encoding ATP-dependent RNA helicase produces the protein MDPLPIDPLLPEVVSALRAGPALVVEAPPGAGKTTRLPPALLTAGLAGDGEVVVLEPRRLAARMAARRVAAELGERPGETVGWQVRFEDVSGPRTRLRYVTEALLTRRLLATPELPGVGAVVLDEFHERHLDGDLALALLARLAARRPDLKLVVMSATLDAGPVARFLGAPSLRSEGRAFPVELEHLSPEEAARDQRLEERVASAVRRALRDEPDGHVLVFLPGAAEIRRAREALSGLTLAEVLPLHGDLPPEEQDRAVGPSARRKVILSTNVAETSVTIEGVAAVVDSGLARVAAHSPWSGLPTLELRKVSRASAAQRAGRAGRTRAGRCLRLYTRHDHDARPEFDLPEIRREDLAGTALALAQLGVAAGEGFWLDAPPPAAWEAAHALLRDLGALDAAGRITALGRRLARFPLHPRLARLVVAAEEAGDGPGGALLAALLGERDIRAFEAGRLAGPGAPAPRRDVPTGPSDLLELASLFEEAARARFAEGALRRLRLAPGAVQAVERARRQLERLVQRRSTSTANSTATATATAAEEALLRATLAGFPDRVARRRAPGSDEVVLAGGGSARLAPESAVREAPLLVAVDAEERRVRVAGRPGAGGAVVRLASAVTQEMLLDLFPDALRYEEEVRWDATAERADGFERLVYRDLVLEEARAARVDPDRAAAALLEAARARGARSFAGEGALDRLLARLAFAARHAPDAGLPAPGEDGVEAALRAACVGRRSFAELREVGLEGALLGALAPPARALLERLAPERVTLPGGRSVKVEYEAGDKPPWIASRLQDFFGLADGPRLAQGRVPLVLHLLAPNGRAQQVTTDLAGFWSRHYPALRRELMRRYPRHAWPEDPLRAEPPQPRRR, from the coding sequence GTGGATCCGCTCCCCATCGACCCCCTCCTGCCCGAGGTCGTCTCGGCGCTGCGCGCCGGGCCGGCGCTGGTGGTGGAGGCGCCGCCGGGCGCGGGCAAGACCACCCGCCTCCCGCCGGCGCTGCTCACCGCCGGGCTCGCCGGCGACGGCGAGGTGGTGGTGCTCGAGCCGCGGCGGCTCGCCGCACGCATGGCGGCGCGGCGGGTGGCGGCCGAGCTCGGCGAGCGGCCCGGCGAGACGGTGGGGTGGCAGGTCCGCTTCGAGGACGTCTCCGGCCCCCGCACCCGCCTCCGCTACGTGACCGAGGCGCTGCTCACGCGCCGCCTGCTGGCCACGCCCGAGCTGCCGGGGGTGGGGGCGGTGGTGCTCGACGAGTTCCACGAGCGGCACCTCGACGGCGACCTGGCGCTGGCGCTCCTGGCGCGGCTCGCCGCCCGGCGCCCGGACCTGAAGCTGGTCGTCATGTCGGCCACCCTCGACGCCGGCCCGGTGGCGCGCTTCCTCGGCGCGCCTTCGCTCCGCTCGGAGGGGCGCGCCTTCCCGGTCGAGCTGGAGCACCTCTCGCCCGAGGAGGCCGCGCGCGACCAGCGGCTCGAGGAACGGGTGGCCTCGGCGGTGCGGCGGGCCTTGCGCGACGAGCCCGACGGGCACGTGCTGGTCTTCCTGCCCGGCGCCGCCGAGATCCGGCGCGCGCGCGAGGCGCTCTCCGGCCTCACGCTGGCGGAGGTCCTGCCGCTCCACGGCGACCTGCCGCCCGAGGAGCAGGACCGCGCCGTGGGCCCGTCCGCCCGGCGCAAGGTCATCCTCTCCACCAACGTGGCGGAGACCTCGGTCACGATCGAGGGCGTGGCTGCGGTGGTGGACTCCGGGCTCGCCCGCGTGGCGGCGCACTCGCCGTGGTCGGGGCTCCCCACCCTCGAGCTGCGCAAGGTGAGCCGCGCTTCGGCGGCGCAGCGGGCAGGGCGCGCGGGGCGGACGCGGGCGGGCCGGTGCCTGCGCCTCTACACGCGCCACGACCACGACGCGCGGCCCGAGTTCGACCTGCCGGAGATCCGGCGCGAGGACCTGGCCGGGACCGCGCTCGCGCTCGCCCAGCTCGGCGTCGCGGCGGGCGAGGGCTTCTGGCTCGACGCTCCGCCACCGGCGGCGTGGGAGGCGGCGCACGCGCTCCTGCGCGACCTCGGCGCGCTCGACGCCGCGGGCCGGATCACCGCCCTCGGCCGGCGGCTCGCGCGCTTCCCGCTCCACCCGCGGCTGGCGCGGCTGGTGGTCGCCGCGGAGGAGGCGGGCGATGGACCCGGAGGCGCGCTGCTGGCGGCGCTGCTCGGCGAGCGCGACATCCGCGCCTTCGAGGCGGGGCGGCTCGCGGGTCCGGGCGCGCCCGCGCCGCGGCGGGACGTGCCCACCGGCCCCTCCGACCTGCTGGAGCTGGCCTCGCTCTTCGAGGAGGCGGCGCGCGCGCGCTTCGCGGAGGGGGCGCTGCGGCGGCTCCGCCTCGCGCCGGGCGCAGTGCAGGCGGTGGAGCGGGCGCGGCGGCAGCTGGAGCGGCTGGTGCAGCGGCGGTCGACCTCGACCGCGAATTCGACCGCGACTGCGACGGCGACGGCGGCCGAGGAGGCCCTCCTGCGCGCGACCCTGGCCGGCTTCCCCGACCGCGTGGCGCGGCGGCGCGCGCCGGGGTCGGACGAGGTGGTGCTGGCGGGCGGCGGCAGCGCGCGGCTCGCGCCGGAGAGCGCGGTGCGCGAGGCGCCGCTCCTCGTGGCCGTCGACGCGGAGGAGCGCCGGGTGCGGGTCGCGGGGCGGCCCGGCGCGGGCGGGGCGGTGGTGCGGCTCGCGAGCGCCGTCACCCAGGAGATGCTGCTCGACCTCTTCCCCGACGCGCTCCGCTACGAGGAGGAGGTGCGCTGGGACGCAACCGCAGAGCGCGCCGACGGCTTCGAGCGCCTCGTCTACCGCGACCTCGTGCTGGAGGAGGCGCGCGCCGCGCGCGTCGACCCCGACCGCGCCGCGGCGGCGCTGCTCGAGGCGGCGCGCGCGCGCGGGGCGCGCTCCTTCGCGGGCGAGGGCGCGCTCGATCGGCTGCTCGCCCGGCTCGCCTTCGCCGCCCGCCACGCTCCCGACGCGGGGCTGCCCGCGCCCGGGGAGGACGGGGTCGAGGCGGCGCTGCGCGCGGCGTGCGTGGGGCGGCGCAGCTTCGCCGAGCTGCGCGAGGTGGGGCTGGAGGGCGCGCTCCTCGGCGCGCTGGCGCCCCCGGCGCGGGCGCTGCTCGAGCGGCTGGCGCCCGAGCGGGTGACCCTGCCCGGCGGGCGGAGCGTGAAGGTCGAGTACGAGGCGGGCGACAAGCCGCCCTGGATCGCGAGCCGGCTGCAGGACTTCTTCGGCCTGGCGGACGGGCCCCGGCTCGCCCAGGGGCGGGTGCCGCTCGTGCTCCACCTGCTCGCGCCGAACGGGCGGGCGCAGCAGGTGACGACCGACCTGGCCGGCTTCTGGTCGCGCCACTACCCTGCGCTCCGCCGCGAGCTCATGCGCCGCTACCCGCGCCACGCCTGGCCCGAGGACCCGCTGCGCGCCGAGCCCCCGCAGCCGCGCAGGCGGTGA
- a CDS encoding DUF72 domain-containing protein, translating into MGRVLVGTSGFVYQHWRGVLYPRDLPPRRWLARYAAEFPTVELNATFYRLPRPEAVARWRAETPDDFVFAAKGSRYLTHMKRLLDPRPGVARYFEPVSRLGPKLAVVLWQLPPRWSADAARLDAFLAALPRGLRHAVEFRDARWYDEAICEVLDRHGAAFCEHDLVPRPPPRLTGGFRYLRFHGTTGRYRGRYGAEALAPVARDLARSAARGDAFVYFNNDLGGHAIQDARDLLAMLPREVREPRAQRAAPLDSRAPPR; encoded by the coding sequence ATGGGCCGCGTGCTCGTCGGGACGAGCGGGTTCGTCTACCAGCACTGGCGCGGCGTCCTCTACCCGCGGGACCTCCCGCCGCGGCGCTGGCTCGCGCGCTACGCCGCCGAGTTCCCCACGGTGGAGCTCAACGCCACCTTCTACCGGCTGCCGCGGCCCGAGGCGGTCGCGCGCTGGCGCGCCGAGACGCCGGACGACTTCGTCTTCGCGGCCAAGGGCAGCCGCTACCTCACGCACATGAAGCGCCTCCTCGACCCGAGGCCCGGCGTCGCGAGGTACTTCGAGCCCGTGTCGCGGCTCGGCCCGAAGCTGGCGGTGGTCCTGTGGCAGCTCCCCCCGCGCTGGAGCGCGGACGCGGCGCGCCTCGACGCCTTCCTCGCCGCCCTCCCCCGCGGCCTCCGCCACGCGGTCGAGTTCCGCGACGCGCGCTGGTACGACGAGGCGATCTGCGAGGTCCTCGACCGCCACGGCGCCGCGTTCTGCGAGCACGACCTCGTGCCGCGGCCCCCGCCCCGCCTCACCGGCGGCTTCCGCTACCTCCGGTTCCACGGCACCACCGGCCGGTACCGGGGGCGCTACGGCGCCGAGGCGCTCGCCCCGGTGGCCCGCGACCTCGCCCGCTCTGCGGCGCGCGGCGACGCCTTCGTCTACTTCAACAACGACCTCGGCGGCCACGCGATCCAGGACGCGCGCGACCTCCTGGCGATGCTGCCGCGGGAGGTCCGGGAGCCGCGGGCGCAACGCGCGGCACCGCTCGACTCCAGGGCGCCGCCGAGGTGA
- the odhB gene encoding 2-oxoglutarate dehydrogenase complex dihydrolipoyllysine-residue succinyltransferase, whose translation MSIELRVPALGESITQATVGTWLKKEGDAVQVDEPVVEVESEKATVALPAPAAGVLRRIVKASGANVAVGEVIGELEEGAAAIAAPPRPGAPQPAVRAVPAPATPASASTAAPAANSTATSTATAAAAAATSGRGGDGAHGRVRAPPSVRRLMAERGLAAADVAGGAVVRRADLDRALEARPAPAPGAGRDGASAARERVVPMTPLRRTVARRLLEAQQGAAILTTFNEVDMSRVLALREKHGAAFLEAHGVKLGFMSFFVKASVEALRAWPGVNGEVRGQDIVYKDHYDIGVAVGGGKGLVVPVLRDADQLSFAQIEQAIGELGKKARENRITMQDLEGGTFTISNGGVYGSLLSTPILNPPQSGILGLHKIEKRAVVGPGDAVVVRPMMYVALSYDHRLVDGREAVSFLVRVKECIEDPERLLFEL comes from the coding sequence ATGTCGATCGAGCTGCGCGTCCCCGCGCTGGGCGAGTCCATCACCCAGGCGACGGTGGGGACCTGGCTGAAGAAGGAAGGCGACGCGGTCCAGGTGGACGAGCCGGTGGTGGAGGTAGAGAGCGAGAAGGCCACCGTGGCGCTCCCCGCGCCCGCCGCCGGCGTGCTGCGGCGGATCGTGAAGGCGAGCGGCGCGAACGTGGCGGTGGGCGAGGTCATCGGCGAGCTGGAGGAGGGGGCGGCCGCGATCGCGGCGCCGCCGAGGCCGGGCGCCCCGCAGCCCGCGGTCCGGGCGGTGCCCGCGCCCGCGACACCGGCCTCGGCCTCGACCGCGGCCCCGGCCGCGAATTCGACCGCGACCTCGACGGCGACCGCCGCGGCGGCAGCGGCGACCTCGGGACGCGGCGGCGACGGCGCACACGGGCGCGTCCGCGCCCCGCCGTCGGTGCGCCGGCTCATGGCCGAGCGCGGGCTCGCCGCGGCGGACGTGGCGGGCGGCGCGGTCGTGCGCCGCGCCGACCTGGATCGCGCGCTGGAGGCGCGCCCCGCGCCCGCGCCCGGGGCCGGTCGCGACGGCGCGAGCGCCGCGCGCGAGCGGGTGGTGCCCATGACCCCGCTCCGGCGCACGGTGGCGCGGCGGCTCCTCGAGGCGCAGCAGGGCGCCGCCATCCTGACGACCTTCAACGAGGTCGACATGTCGCGGGTCCTCGCCCTGCGCGAGAAGCACGGCGCCGCGTTCCTGGAGGCCCACGGCGTGAAGCTCGGCTTCATGTCGTTCTTCGTGAAGGCGTCGGTCGAGGCGCTGCGCGCCTGGCCCGGCGTGAACGGCGAGGTCCGCGGGCAGGACATCGTCTACAAGGACCACTACGACATCGGCGTGGCGGTCGGCGGGGGCAAGGGGCTCGTCGTCCCGGTGCTGCGCGACGCCGACCAGCTCTCCTTCGCCCAGATCGAGCAGGCCATCGGCGAGCTCGGCAAGAAGGCGAGGGAGAACCGCATCACCATGCAGGACCTGGAGGGCGGCACGTTCACCATCTCGAACGGCGGCGTCTACGGCTCCTTGCTCTCGACCCCCATCCTCAACCCGCCGCAGTCGGGCATCCTCGGCCTGCACAAGATCGAGAAGCGCGCGGTGGTCGGGCCGGGCGACGCGGTGGTCGTGCGGCCCATGATGTACGTCGCCCTCAGCTACGACCACCGGCTCGTCGACGGCCGCGAGGCGGTCTCCTTCCTGGTGCGGGTGAAGGAGTGCATCGAGGACCCGGAGCGGCTGCTGTTCGAGCTCTGA
- a CDS encoding 2-oxoglutarate dehydrogenase E1 component, translated as MTPEPEPITASPSFSNLAFVEKLYFDYLQDPESVDPTWRAYFRELPAPAGRAAPASFPRPANGAARAPSGAALAAAEDPGRARGEAFQFKVDRLVQAYREHGHLHARLDPLGLERRGTEAAIGLATFGLSEADLDLPVADVGRSAGARTLRELVARLQETYCRTLGVELAHLHDMDLRSWLEERMERTRNHITLTPDVERFMLRKLTEAELFEQFLGTRFLGAKRFSLEGGEGLVPMLELVIDRAVGHGVKDIAIGMAHRGRLNVLANVVGKPVRQIFAEFRDRAIISAGGGDVKYHLGYQGEHATPEGAPVTLSLAFNPSHLEWIDTVVQGKVRARQDRYRDLARSGVLPIVIHGDAAFAGQGIVAESLNMSLLDGYTVGGTIHIVVNNQVGFTTSPRDGRSTFYATDVARMLQIPVFHVNGEDLEAVAQAVLLAVDFRQRFRSDAVIDFWCYRKYGHNEGDEPAFTQPVMYQAIQRKPSLRQAYAAQLVEKKVVSPEDVDALSAEARRKLDEAYQASSAIAVSPGPPVMEGVRARYRGGPIAGTSARIATAVAPDVLSAVGRGLTSTPQGFHVHPKVAKLLEARAEMVDGRRPVDWGMGEALAYGTLAWEGARVRLSGQDVRRGTFSHRHAVLFDQQTGRPYAPLSNLREGQGVVELRDSPLSEAGVLGFEYGYSLEMPDGLTIWEAQFGDFVNAAQVIIDQFLSSSEAKWNRLSGLVLLLPHGMEGQGPEHSSARLERFLELSVDDNWQVMNLTTPAQIFHALRRQVLADWRKPLVVMSPKSLLRHPEAVSSLADFTQGGLRYFIADELGDPSEVTRVVLCSGKIAYELRAARAAAEARQVAIVRLEQLYPLNTSDLLAQLGRYGGLREVVWVQEEPRNMGAWEFVNLHLSPLLRGAAELSCLSRPPSASPAAGSATRHKLEQAALVQQAVGAPVEPVAAQASR; from the coding sequence ATGACGCCCGAGCCGGAGCCGATCACGGCCAGCCCGAGCTTTTCGAACCTGGCCTTCGTCGAGAAGCTCTACTTCGACTACCTCCAAGATCCCGAGTCGGTCGACCCCACCTGGCGGGCCTACTTCAGGGAGCTCCCCGCGCCGGCGGGGCGCGCAGCGCCCGCCTCCTTCCCGCGCCCCGCGAACGGCGCCGCGCGGGCGCCCTCCGGCGCCGCCCTCGCCGCGGCGGAGGACCCCGGCCGCGCGCGCGGCGAGGCGTTCCAGTTCAAGGTCGACCGGCTGGTGCAGGCCTACCGCGAGCACGGGCACCTGCACGCGCGGCTCGACCCGCTCGGGCTGGAGCGGCGCGGGACCGAGGCCGCGATCGGCCTCGCCACCTTCGGCCTGTCCGAGGCGGACCTCGACCTGCCGGTGGCCGACGTGGGCCGCTCCGCCGGCGCCCGGACCCTGCGCGAGCTGGTGGCGCGCCTGCAGGAGACCTACTGCCGCACGCTGGGGGTGGAGCTGGCGCACCTGCACGACATGGACCTGCGCTCCTGGCTCGAGGAGCGGATGGAGCGGACCCGCAACCACATCACCCTCACCCCCGACGTCGAGCGCTTCATGCTCCGGAAGCTCACCGAGGCGGAGCTGTTCGAGCAGTTCCTCGGGACGCGCTTCCTGGGCGCCAAGCGCTTCAGCCTGGAGGGGGGCGAGGGGCTCGTGCCCATGCTCGAGCTCGTCATCGACCGGGCGGTCGGGCACGGGGTGAAGGACATCGCCATCGGGATGGCGCACCGCGGGCGGCTCAACGTGCTCGCCAACGTGGTGGGCAAGCCCGTCCGGCAGATCTTCGCGGAGTTCCGCGACCGCGCCATCATCTCGGCGGGCGGCGGTGACGTGAAGTACCACCTCGGCTACCAGGGCGAGCACGCCACGCCCGAGGGCGCCCCGGTGACCCTCTCGCTCGCCTTCAACCCCTCGCACCTGGAGTGGATCGACACGGTGGTGCAGGGGAAGGTGCGCGCGCGGCAGGACCGGTACCGCGACCTCGCGCGCTCCGGGGTCCTGCCCATCGTGATCCACGGCGACGCCGCCTTCGCCGGCCAGGGCATCGTGGCGGAGAGCCTCAACATGTCGCTCCTCGACGGCTACACCGTCGGGGGGACGATCCACATCGTGGTGAACAACCAGGTAGGCTTCACCACCTCGCCCCGCGACGGGCGCTCCACCTTCTACGCCACCGACGTCGCGCGCATGCTGCAGATCCCGGTCTTCCACGTGAACGGGGAGGATCTCGAGGCGGTGGCGCAGGCGGTGCTGCTGGCGGTCGACTTCCGCCAGCGCTTCCGCTCGGACGCCGTCATCGACTTCTGGTGCTACCGCAAGTACGGCCACAACGAGGGCGACGAGCCGGCCTTCACCCAGCCCGTCATGTACCAGGCCATCCAGCGGAAGCCCTCGCTGCGCCAGGCCTACGCCGCGCAGCTGGTGGAGAAGAAGGTCGTCTCCCCGGAGGACGTCGACGCGCTCTCCGCGGAGGCGCGGCGCAAGCTGGACGAGGCCTACCAGGCCTCGTCGGCCATCGCCGTCTCGCCCGGGCCGCCGGTCATGGAGGGGGTGCGGGCGCGCTACCGCGGCGGCCCGATCGCGGGCACCTCGGCCCGCATCGCGACCGCGGTGGCGCCGGACGTGCTGTCCGCGGTCGGGCGCGGCCTCACCTCCACCCCGCAGGGCTTCCACGTGCACCCCAAGGTCGCGAAGCTGCTGGAGGCGCGCGCGGAGATGGTCGACGGCCGGCGCCCCGTGGACTGGGGCATGGGCGAGGCGCTCGCCTACGGGACGCTCGCCTGGGAGGGGGCGCGGGTGCGTCTCTCCGGCCAGGACGTGCGGCGCGGGACGTTCAGCCACCGCCACGCGGTGCTGTTCGATCAGCAGACCGGGCGGCCCTACGCGCCGCTGTCGAACCTGCGCGAGGGCCAGGGGGTGGTGGAGCTGCGCGACAGCCCGCTCAGCGAGGCGGGCGTGCTCGGGTTCGAGTACGGCTACAGCCTCGAGATGCCCGACGGCCTCACCATCTGGGAGGCGCAGTTCGGCGACTTCGTGAACGCGGCCCAGGTCATCATCGACCAGTTCCTCTCGTCGTCCGAGGCGAAGTGGAACCGGCTCTCGGGGCTGGTGCTGCTCCTGCCGCACGGGATGGAGGGGCAGGGGCCGGAGCACTCCTCGGCGCGGCTGGAGCGCTTCCTCGAGCTGTCGGTGGACGACAACTGGCAGGTGATGAACCTCACCACCCCCGCCCAGATCTTCCACGCGCTGCGGCGGCAGGTGCTCGCCGACTGGCGCAAGCCGCTCGTGGTGATGTCGCCGAAGAGCCTGCTGCGCCACCCCGAGGCCGTCTCGTCGCTCGCCGACTTCACGCAGGGGGGGCTGCGCTACTTCATCGCCGACGAGCTGGGCGACCCGTCCGAGGTGACGCGGGTCGTGCTCTGCTCGGGCAAGATCGCGTACGAGCTCCGGGCGGCGCGGGCGGCGGCCGAGGCGCGCCAGGTGGCGATCGTGCGGCTGGAGCAGCTCTACCCGCTCAACACGTCCGACCTGCTCGCGCAGCTCGGGCGCTACGGCGGGCTGCGCGAGGTGGTCTGGGTGCAGGAGGAGCCGCGCAACATGGGGGCGTGGGAGTTCGTGAACCTGCACCTGTCGCCGCTCCTGCGCGGGGCGGCGGAGCTGTCGTGCCTCTCCAGGCCGCCCTCGGCCAGCCCGGCGGCCGGCTCCGCCACCCGCCACAAGCTGGAGCAGGCGGCGCTGGTGCAGCAGGCCGTCGGCGCGCCGGTCGAGCCGGTCGCCGCGCAGGCTTCCCGTTGA
- a CDS encoding methyltransferase has translation MAIGTHPELVYRAGGAERRAAWWSEGTPPPGRLAAADDRTTAGAALRLAAGGTGLVYGGDWHNGRQLLAAMGRRLRAPPPAGPGAAALYRAERERRRLEHEVLSRLCVPLGPGWSSPLRRAPPLEAPLAAAFGAPPDAPALMPLRELLGAVGAYEWLRRGVPVPALGGAVHPAYGVFAPVRGEYVELVARALSRRGPLRGATAFDVGTGTGVLAGLLARAGARVVATDLDPRAVACARDNARRLGVAAAVEVIEADLYPAGRAELVVANPPWLPGAPQGALDRAIYDPGGEVLARLLAGLPEHLAPGGEGWLVLSDLAERLGLRAEGELAGHFERAGLKVAFTLEARPTHPRARGGEDALARARAEERTVLYGLRA, from the coding sequence ATGGCCATCGGGACCCACCCTGAGCTGGTGTACCGCGCCGGCGGCGCCGAGCGGCGCGCCGCGTGGTGGTCGGAGGGTACGCCGCCGCCGGGCCGCCTGGCCGCGGCGGACGACCGCACCACCGCCGGCGCCGCGCTGCGGCTCGCCGCCGGCGGCACCGGGCTCGTCTACGGCGGCGACTGGCACAACGGGCGGCAGCTGCTCGCCGCCATGGGCCGGCGGCTGCGCGCGCCGCCTCCCGCGGGTCCCGGGGCCGCCGCGCTCTACCGCGCCGAGCGCGAGCGGCGCCGGCTGGAGCACGAGGTCCTCTCCCGGCTCTGCGTCCCGCTCGGGCCGGGCTGGAGCTCGCCGCTCCGGCGCGCGCCGCCGCTGGAGGCGCCGCTCGCGGCGGCCTTCGGCGCCCCGCCGGACGCGCCCGCGCTCATGCCGCTCCGGGAGCTGCTCGGCGCCGTCGGCGCCTACGAGTGGCTCCGGCGCGGCGTGCCGGTCCCGGCGCTGGGCGGGGCCGTTCACCCTGCGTACGGGGTGTTCGCGCCGGTGCGGGGCGAGTACGTCGAGCTGGTGGCGCGCGCCCTCTCGCGGCGCGGGCCGCTCCGCGGCGCGACCGCCTTCGACGTCGGCACCGGCACCGGCGTCCTCGCGGGGCTGCTCGCGCGCGCCGGGGCGCGCGTGGTCGCCACCGACCTCGACCCACGGGCGGTCGCCTGCGCGCGCGACAACGCGCGGCGGCTCGGGGTGGCGGCCGCGGTGGAGGTGATCGAGGCGGACCTCTACCCGGCGGGCCGCGCCGAGCTCGTGGTGGCGAACCCGCCCTGGCTGCCGGGGGCGCCGCAGGGCGCGCTCGACCGCGCCATCTACGATCCGGGGGGCGAGGTGCTGGCGCGGCTGCTCGCCGGGCTGCCGGAGCACCTCGCGCCGGGCGGGGAAGGCTGGCTCGTGCTCTCCGACCTGGCCGAGCGGCTCGGGCTCCGCGCGGAGGGGGAGCTCGCGGGGCACTTCGAGCGGGCGGGCCTGAAGGTCGCCTTCACGCTCGAGGCGCGGCCCACCCACCCCCGGGCGCGCGGGGGCGAGGACGCGCTGGCGCGCGCCCGCGCCGAGGAGCGGACGGTGCTCTACGGGCTCAGGGCGTGA
- a CDS encoding Acg family FMN-binding oxidoreductase: MAPAPERAPELLAHLVRYAVLAPSRHNTQPWLFEIEGPELRVYADARRALPAADPDGRELAMACGAALHNVEVAALHFGRATSVELLPAVRKDALVARLTLEERCSAGPLDEALFRALPERRTNRLAFDAREPPPGLLALLARDAGACGAWLRVVEPPARPAVAELVAEGDRIEWSNPRFRAEVAAWSRQGRAPTGDGMPGYAEGLSEPAAVLRQLLLRLRPDVSGETRRDRHYALHTRALLVLSTARDHGQDWVAAGRALQRVLLRAAACGLSASYFSQAVEVPRLRAGLRQALGERGHPQLLFRLGFGRALAPTPRRPAAEVLRSLRAAAPSCALMGPVAHALSP, from the coding sequence GTGGCCCCCGCGCCCGAGCGCGCGCCGGAGCTGCTCGCCCACCTCGTCCGCTACGCCGTCCTCGCCCCCTCCCGCCACAACACCCAGCCCTGGCTGTTCGAGATCGAGGGGCCGGAGCTGCGCGTGTACGCCGACGCCCGGCGCGCGCTGCCCGCCGCCGACCCCGACGGGCGCGAGCTCGCCATGGCCTGCGGCGCCGCGCTCCACAACGTCGAGGTGGCGGCGCTCCACTTCGGCCGCGCCACCTCCGTCGAGCTCCTGCCGGCCGTGCGCAAGGACGCGCTCGTCGCCCGGCTCACGCTCGAGGAGCGGTGCTCGGCGGGGCCGCTCGACGAGGCGCTCTTCCGGGCGTTGCCGGAGCGCCGGACCAACCGCCTCGCCTTCGACGCGCGCGAGCCGCCGCCGGGGCTCCTCGCCCTGCTGGCCCGCGACGCCGGGGCCTGCGGGGCCTGGCTGCGCGTGGTCGAGCCGCCCGCGCGGCCGGCGGTGGCGGAGCTGGTGGCGGAGGGCGACCGGATCGAGTGGTCGAACCCGCGCTTCCGGGCGGAGGTGGCGGCCTGGTCGCGCCAGGGCCGCGCGCCCACCGGCGACGGGATGCCCGGCTACGCGGAGGGCCTCTCGGAGCCCGCCGCGGTGCTGCGCCAGCTGCTCCTGCGCCTGCGGCCGGACGTGAGCGGGGAGACGCGGCGCGACCGCCACTACGCGCTCCACACCCGCGCGCTCCTCGTCCTCTCCACCGCCCGCGACCACGGCCAGGACTGGGTCGCCGCGGGGCGGGCGCTCCAGCGCGTGCTCCTGCGGGCGGCCGCCTGCGGGCTCTCCGCCTCCTACTTCAGCCAGGCGGTGGAGGTGCCGCGGCTGCGGGCCGGCCTGCGGCAGGCGCTCGGAGAGCGCGGGCACCCGCAGCTCCTCTTCCGGCTCGGGTTCGGCCGGGCGCTCGCGCCCACGCCGCGGCGCCCGGCGGCCGAGGTGCTGCGCTCGCTGCGGGCCGCGGCCCCGAGCTGCGCGCTCATGGGGCCGGTCGCTCACGCCCTGAGCCCGTAG